AGTGAACCGTGTGGGTGCACCCTGGGGTCAATGGCCACTGCCGGCCGGTACGACGGTGGCCGGAAGAAAAGTGGCCCCGGTCTGGGTCGGCCCTGGGAAGGTTCACTTCAAGGAAAGTCCCCTCATCGACGAAGTCGAGGGGCTGGGAGGAGTCCTCTCCCCCAGGAGCCTTCAGGAGCGCAAGGCCATCCTGGCAACCAACGAGGGATCGATCATGTACATAGCCGCGATGCAAGGAGCCTTCGCCGCGCTCACCGAGAAATATCCGGCGTACAGGAATTCCGATCCGCACAGGAACGTGCCGCTGCTCGCCCACGTTTTCCAGGGCGGAGGGAAAGCCGCTGACCTGGCGACGTGGAAAGCACGCCTTGAGGACCCCGACGAAAGCACTTGCTTCACGCCCTCCAACGACATGGCCATATGGGCGGCGGATCCCATCAACAGGAAGTTCCTGGACGATTCCCTGCGTCCAACGGACGGATCGCTCCCCCCGTGGATGTCGCGTCGCCGCCGGGATAACCGGCCACCGGGGTGACCGGCCGCGTACTGGCGCCTGCGCTGCTGCCATGCGGCCGCACGGGGGCTCTCCGAGAGCCGGGACACCCACGTTCACCGTTCACATCCGATGACAGCACATCCAAGAAATCCGGAAAGGACCACACATGACGACGGTCAAGTCCACCGACTTCGCACACACCGAAGCCGGCAAGATGCTCAGCCTCATCAACAACCAGCTCCCGCAGCTCATCCAGCAGTTGAACGGCCACGGCCAGCAGCTCAGCGACCCCAACCACTGGGACGGTCCGCTCGCGCAGCGGTTCCGGGGTGAGGTGTGGCCGCAGGCCAAGACCGACCTCGACCGGATGAAGGCATCACTGGAACAGCTCCAGCAGCAGGTACAGAAGATCCTCACCAGCATCTCCAACGCCGGCGGGGCGTAACCGAAGTTCGCGAGCATGATCGGAAACTGACATGGCTGAGACCGACCCGGCCCACCCGTGGACCGATGAACTGAGCGCCGCGGACCTTGAGCAGCTCGGTGTGGAACCGTTGCGCCGCACCGACCCGGTGACAGTCGGGCCCTACCGGGTGCTTGCCCGGCTGGGCGGCGGCGGCATGGGTCGGCTCTACCTGGGGCGGGAGGCCACGGTCCCCTCGACCGCGGCCTCCCGGCCCAGCCCTCCTGCCACGGCGGGAGGACCCGCCCCGGAGACGGGGGACGACGAGTCCGTCGCGTACGGCGCCGGTTCCTTGGTGGCGGTGAAGACGATCCGCCCCGAGTACGTCGAGGACGCACCGTTCCGGCGCCGCTTCGAGCGGGAGGTGGCGGCCGTGCGCCGGGTCCACGGCCGGTACACCGCGAGTCTGCTCGGCTCGGGATTCGACAACGACGAGCATCTGTGGATGGCCACCGCCTATGTGCCGGGGCTGAGCCTTGAGGACACGGTGCGGCGCTTCGGTTCCCTGTCGGCACCCGTCGTGTGGCGGCTGGCGAGCGAGGTCGGTCAGGCGCTCACGTCGATCGCCGCTGTCGGGATCGTTCACCGCGACCTCAAGCCGTCCAACGTGCTGTTGGGCCAGGACGGTGCACGAGTGATCGACTTCGGAGTCTCCCATACGGCGGATGCCAGTGCGCTGACCGTGACCGGCCAGCATCTCGGGACCCCTGCCTTCATGTCCCCTGAACAGGCGGACGGCGGGCGGGTCGGTACAGCCTCCGATGTCTTCTCTCTCGGATCTGTCCTCGCGCTGGCGGCCACCAGGAGGGCACCGTTCGGCGGGGAGTCGGCCGGTGAGGTCATCCACCGGGTCATCTACTCCGAACCGAGCGCCGAGGTGCTGGAAGAGGTGGCCTCCGCTGACCCCGCACTCGCCGATCTCATCAGCAGGTGCCTGGACAAGGACGCGACCCGGCGGCCGACGCCGCAGCAGATCGTCAACGCTGTGCACGCCCAGGCATCGGCTGCACAGTGGCCAGCCACCGTCAACGACCTTATCGAGGCGCGAACCGCGTGGGTCGGCCGCACCGCCAGCGTCCCGCAGGCGGACCAACTGACCGTGCTACGCCGCGCCGCGCCAGCGCACACGCCAAGACCGCGAAAGCACGGTCGACGGCGCGCTCTGGTCCTTTCGGCCGTGGTCGCGGGCATCGCAGCGGTCACCACCGTGGTGGCGATGGCTGCCACAAACTCGCACCCATCCGGTACCGCGGCCCCGTCCCAGCCCTCCTCCCCCCACACCTCTCCGCACCGCACCGCTCCCAGCCCTTCTCACCGCTCAGGACAGCCCTCGGATGTTCCTGAGTCCACCACCCCCACGCCCACGCACACCGCAACGCCCGAGCCTCCCGAGATCGTCGTCACCATCCCACCAGCGGCCCCGAAGGAAACCGAAGAACCCGACGTCACGGAGCCACCCGCCGAGTCGCGCACGCCCGACCGCCGGCCCGCGGAGAAACCGCGCCCGACCACAACCGTCACCTCCCCACCGCGCCCGCCGGCTTCGAAGCCCGCGAAACCGTGGGAATCCTGCACCTTCTACTCCGGGACTGCACTCACCGATTACGGAGACCGGGGCAGGCGAGTCAGTCAGGTGCAGTGCATCCTCACCAAACGTGGATACAGTGTCGGGCCCGACGGAGTGGACGGGGACTTCGGCCCCAACACCCAGGCGGCCGTCAAGAAGTTCCAGAGCAGACACCATCTCCAGGTGGACGGTCAAGTAGGCGTGTTCACCTGGGCGGCACTGAGGAAGTAACGGCGCCGGTACACCCCGGTCGGTGAAGCGAAGGCGGTAGGTCCTCGCTGTAGCTCAGGACGCCGCGTGTTGCCGGTACACGGTAGGCGACATCCCCACGCCTGCTGAATGCTGCCCGAACACCGCGCGGGTCACGGCATCTCCACCGTGCCCCGATCCGGCGCACGCTCGCCACCGCCGAGCACACGGACGACCTACGGGTGCTCAAACCGCCGACGAGTCCCGGCCAAGGCGCCTGTGGGGGGTCCAGTGCCGCGCCTGGGTGGTCCGCTCCTCCGCGGCTACCGGCCCATCGCGTCGCCGCCGCCCGACCCGCCGCCGACCAGGCGGCGGAGCTGCTGGCGACGCTGGCGCTGGCCCACCCGTACGCCGCCCCGTCCACGGGCCCCGTTCCGTACCACCCCGAGGAGAGCCAAGGATGATGAGCACCCGCGAACCGACTTCCGTGCCCGCCTTGGAGCGGTGCGGCCCGCTCGACGACCTCCGTCCCTCGGCGCGGCCCTGACGCCGGCTCAGGCCGGCATCCACCTGGCCACCGACCGGGACGAGCGCCCCGTCGCGCTGCCCGCGCCGGGGCCCGCCGACAGCCGGGTTGCGGTGCTGGGCGAGTCCCTCTTCGGCCGCGTGCTCGCGCTCCGGCTACTCGCCGTCGGCGCCCGGGTCACCGCCGACACCCAGGAACGCGGCGGATGGCGCCGGATCGGATCTACCAAGCCGCGGGCGACCGGCTGTCGTTCGCCGGCGACCTCGCCTCCTGGCCGCCCGTATGTGCCACGCCGCCTACCGCGGGTCCCGGCCCTCAGGTGCTGATCAGCGACCGGCGCAGCCCTCCGCGCGCGACCGTGGAGACCGGGGACTGGTGCACGGTGGTGCACATCGCGCACGACCGCCGCGGCCCGTGGGCTTCTGGGGTTCCGTACACGTGCTGCTCGCGCTCGGCCCCCGCCACGCGGACTCCGTCACGGACCTGCTGGGCGCCGAGGCCGGGCGGCACACGGCCGGCCTCGCGGACGGCGAGATCAACCTCTTCCCGTCCGCCGGAGTCCGGATACTGCGGGTGGACGTCAGCCCGTGGAGAACGAACTCCTCACCCCGGCGCAGGGACGGCCCGGCAACGGCTCAGACGATCCCGGCAGCGGGTACGACGGGTGCCGACCGGCGCATACCCACGCCATCCGACCGATACCGAACTGGGCGACCTGGCCGCACCCGGTTCCTTCCACAGCGTCGGCCAGGTGTGCACGCCCTCCTGACCGTCCACCTGTGGATGGCGTTCGTGTACGAAGAGTTCTGCCGGGTCGCGCCGCTGCCGATGTACCGGACGACGGCACTCAGTTCAGGTCTCGCAGATCGTACAGCGACGCAGGCCCGGCAAAGCCGTCCGGATGATCGCCAGCACTTCTGCGTGTGCCCGACCACTTACGGTATTCGCCTGGCGGCATCCCGAAGGCTGATTTGAAAGCTCGGCTGAACATCGCAGCATCCGAGAACCCCCACCGCGCTCCGATGGCTGCGACGGGGCAGTGCGCATAGCACGGCTGTGCCAGGTCGGTCCGGCACCGGTCCAGGCGGAGGTCCCGGATGAGGGCGCTCACGGTCTGCTTCTCAGAACGGAAGAGTTGGTGCAGGTAGCGCACGGAGATGCAGTGGGCGTCTGCGATTGTCTGCGGGGATAATCGAGGCTCCGGCAGGTGCGCCTCGATGAATGCCTTCACCTCGCGCAGGAGCACGGTCTGGCGGGTCTCCAGCGGCAGCAGGCCCTCTCGGTCCGCGAGGCCGCCGAGGAACGCGGACGCGAGCTGTACGGCGGCTGCCCCGAGGCGTTCGGCCTCCAACTCGCTCCACTGACCACCGCCGGCCAGCCCCTGGAGGAACCCCGCCAGGAGGGATCCGGTCCCCTGCACGGGAAGCCGGCGTGACAGAAGATCCCGCATCGACCGGTCGGGAAGCGGCACAGCCGTTTTCGGCAGATGGAGGATGGTCAGCCCACCGCCCTGGGGCACCTGCATCTGCCACGGTTGCGACGTGTCATACAGGAGCAGGTCGCCCGCTCCTACCTGAGTATGGCTGTGTGCCTGGTCCACCGTCATGATCCCGCGGGTCATGTAGCCAAGCTCCCACAACTCGGGGTCCGACCGCCGGATAAGCCCTGCGGTACGTGCCGAACTCAGGGGCGAGAACGACAGGACGGACACCCTGATGGGCCCGAGCTCCAGCGCAGCGGTCGAGCCCTGGAAGTCTTCGTAGTGCTCGCTGACGATGTGTGCGGACGGGAGATCCTGCATCAGCAGGTCGCGCCACCAGCCGAACCTCTCAGCCTTCGGCACGGTGGCCGTATGCATCTCAGGCCAGCCCACTGTTCCCCCTCGTGCTTGATGTGCACGTCGTGACAACGACTATGCGCTCTGTGCCAATTACCCAAGCCCGGACCAACGGAACACTACTGGTCCGAGCCGCATTCATGATTCCGCCACGAAAAAAGTCTTGGTCGGCGGCTCGCTCACAGCGCAGGTGTGGGAGCCGACCAGACCTGGCCCGGGGGGAGGGCCGTGGCCGGCGGTGCTGTGTCCGGCCTCGACACGGCACTGCCGGCGCACGGCCCGTATGCGCCGTCGCCATCGGCAGCCAAGATTGTCTGGAGAAACGCGATGCGCGCATCAGGACTCCGCGGAACAGGCGGCACGCCACTGCACAGGCGGGCCGCAGGGCTGGCTCTCCCGCTCTTGCTGCTGCTCGCCGTGATCGCGTGCAGTGGCTCGTTGGACCCGACGCCCAAACCAGCGCGACAGGCCGGGAACGGCAACCAGGCTGAAGAGCCGGAAGCCGCGGAGTTTCCGGACAAGGATCTGATCGTCACCGCCACCTGCGCCCGGGTCACCGTCACCGGGTGGGACGTACGGACCTGGAAGACGGCCGCTCTGCGTACGTTCGACATCCCGGCCGAGGTCGCGGTCGACCGGGAGGACTCCGACGCCCGCTCGCCCTTGATCGAGCTGTGTGGGAACGCCTTCCGCGGCCTCGGCGGGCCGGACGACGGCCCTCGCGAAGCACCCGAGGACTCGCGGCGACGACTCTTCGACAAGGACGACACGCGAATGGCGGTCCTCCTCCTCAACCCCGAGACCGGGGGAACGCTTGCCGGCTACCTCGACGCCGAGGGCAAGGTCACCGCCCTGTCCCGCCAGGACAGTGACGTGTTCTCAGCCTCTTTCATTTCCATGCGTTGTTGAGGGTGAGGGCGGCTTTGGCGATGGCGCCGATGCGGCTGGGGCTGAGCGTGATGTGCTGGAGTGCACGCCAGCGTTGTTTGAGTTCGGCGGCGGCGCGTTCGCCTAGGGCTCGGATGCCGCGCAGCAGTCGGTTGTGAGTGCGGGTGTCGGCGGCCAGCGGGGACGGGATGTCCGGGTGCGGGCGGAACGGGGTGTGCACGCCGATGCCGGCGCCGGTGTAGCCGATGTCGGCCAGGGTCGGCAGGCCGTCGCGGGCGGCCGGGTAGAGCGCCGGCAGGGCATGAAGGCGGGCGGCGCGCAGGTCGTGGACCGAGCCGGGCTCGACCTCGGAGACCCACAGCGGGGTGCCGTCCGGGGCGGCGAGGAACTGGATGTTCCCGGCGAAGTGCTTCGCTTTGCCGGAGTACCACAGGTCGTTGCCGTTCTCGGTGGTCCCGGCGACCCGGTCACACGAGATCAGGGTGCCGTCCAGGATCACATGGCTCATGCCGCGTGCGCGGCAGTCGGCAAGGACCTCGTGGAGGTTGGGGGCACGCTCGGCCAGGACGCCGATGGCTTCGTGGAGGTAGCGGTAGCCGGTGGCCTGCGAGATGCCCGCGTCGCGGGCCAGGCAGTGCACACAAGCCGCCTCGCGGAACCAGCGCAGCACGAACACGGCCTGGCGAAACGGGCCCAGCACCCGCGAGCCCTTCCGGGTGCCGATCCGGCGGCGGTGTGCGCCCAGTAAGCGGGCGGTGTACTCCACCACGTGGCGCGGGACATCGAGCATGGCAGCATAGGGAACCAACGTGAAGCCTCTGGTGACATGGACAGTCTTGTGGTGAGAACCGTCCTACCAGGGGCTTCACGTCCACCCGCACCCGGGGCACCACCCACCGCCCCACCGCGGCGCACACTCAACCAACTCCACGAAGACCATTTCCCTGAGAACACCTCAGTGACGCATTCACCGACGCTCCCCGGGAGCGGAACGCTGTCTCCTTCGAGGACGGCGACGCCGTCTGGTTCACCCAAGACATCGACGAGGCCACGGTTCGGATCGTCAGCCGCTCCGCGTCCGAAGAGCATGCACTCTGGAACACGGCGGCGGCGAGGGCATGCACAACTATGACGCCCTCACGGTCGTCGGCAACCCGACGCGCGGCGTCTAGGGCGCGGCCTTCAGGCCAGCCCAGACGGGCAGAGAGCAATCACGCCGATCAGCGGCTTCGGCTGGAACATCGTCAAACTGCCGCGGGAAAGCACGGTGATCAACCCGATTCGGATCTGTTTCCGATCCCGTACGAATCCGAATGTGAACCGCGTGGCTGGCTCGATGACGTCACCGTTCTCTGCGGGCACGTGAGGGCGGAGTACGACGTGGAGCGGACGAACTCGTTCTCAAGGCTGGACACGTCCCTCCTCGACCGCGACGAATCCATCCGGAAGGGCCTGCTGAGCGGGCCGATCATCCCGTCGACCGACCGGGGAACACGGTGCGCGCCATTTCCCCCGACGGGCAACAGATGATCTTCGCGTCTCTCCAGGGAAGCAGTTACACGTACTTCCGATCCTCTACCGCTCCCGGCTCCAACCCGGAAATGATCAGTGCGACAGGAGCGCTTGAAGCGCTGAGTTCTGGGGACATTCTGGAGTGGCGATGACGCTCGGGTCGAATCGGACCTGGCCGCACACGTGAACGGATCACGCAGGTGGTTGGTTCGGGAGAGCACGGCAGGGCTCCCGATGCCTTGAGAGCGGGTACGACGTGGTGGGGCCCGCGTCGGGTGAGGTGTGAGGAGGGTGGAATGGGGGTGGGCGGTCCCGGACGGCTTGCGGGAGAGCTCCCGCCCTCTGCTGCCGGTCCAGGTGTATCCGCAGGGTGGCGGCACCCGGAACACGCATGCTCGAGCGGCGTGTTCGCGGTGATCGTCTACGTGCTGGTGTCCGGCTGCGCCGACCCCCGGCAGCGGATAGCGAAGGAAGATCAGAAGGCCCTGGAGACACCGATCATATGCGGGGTGGAATATGTCGCGCTGGAAGGAATTACCGGAATCGCTGGACCCGAGGGTCCGGCAATTCGTGGTGCAGTTACGCCGGTTGAAGGACCGCAGTGGGCTGAGCCTGGCCTCCCTCGCCGGCAAGACCGGGATCAGCCGCTCGTCGTGGGAACGCTATCTGAACGGAAAGGCGCTGCCGCCCCCGCGCGCAGTGGAGGAGCTGACGCGGGTCACCGGCGCGGAGCCCACCCGGCTGCTGGTGCTCCGGGACGTCGCCGCGGAGGCGTGGCGCCAGCAGTTCACCCCGGACGCCTCGGCCCGTGCGGAGGGCGCGGACGGCGCGCAGGCGCAGAGCGATGCGCCGGCGGAGCAGTTGGCGACATCGACGCTGCCGCCGGCCGGGGACGAAGGACCGCCGGGGGTGCGCAAACGCCTCGCCCTCACGGCCGTCGCCGTCGCCGCTCTCCTCGGGCTGGGCGCCGGGATGCTGGTGGCCACGGCCTGGGACGACGGCGGGGACGGGGACGGGGACGGGGTCGCCGAGACGGTGAAGGAGGCGGCGGACACGCGCAGCCCGAGCCCGAGCAGCAGCCCGTCGCCCCCCGCCGACGAGAACGGC
The Streptomyces sp. CNQ-509 DNA segment above includes these coding regions:
- a CDS encoding serine/threonine-protein kinase — protein: MAETDPAHPWTDELSAADLEQLGVEPLRRTDPVTVGPYRVLARLGGGGMGRLYLGREATVPSTAASRPSPPATAGGPAPETGDDESVAYGAGSLVAVKTIRPEYVEDAPFRRRFEREVAAVRRVHGRYTASLLGSGFDNDEHLWMATAYVPGLSLEDTVRRFGSLSAPVVWRLASEVGQALTSIAAVGIVHRDLKPSNVLLGQDGARVIDFGVSHTADASALTVTGQHLGTPAFMSPEQADGGRVGTASDVFSLGSVLALAATRRAPFGGESAGEVIHRVIYSEPSAEVLEEVASADPALADLISRCLDKDATRRPTPQQIVNAVHAQASAAQWPATVNDLIEARTAWVGRTASVPQADQLTVLRRAAPAHTPRPRKHGRRRALVLSAVVAGIAAVTTVVAMAATNSHPSGTAAPSQPSSPHTSPHRTAPSPSHRSGQPSDVPESTTPTPTHTATPEPPEIVVTIPPAAPKETEEPDVTEPPAESRTPDRRPAEKPRPTTTVTSPPRPPASKPAKPWESCTFYSGTALTDYGDRGRRVSQVQCILTKRGYSVGPDGVDGDFGPNTQAAVKKFQSRHHLQVDGQVGVFTWAALRK
- a CDS encoding helix-turn-helix domain-containing protein, which produces MHTATVPKAERFGWWRDLLMQDLPSAHIVSEHYEDFQGSTAALELGPIRVSVLSFSPLSSARTAGLIRRSDPELWELGYMTRGIMTVDQAHSHTQVGAGDLLLYDTSQPWQMQVPQGGGLTILHLPKTAVPLPDRSMRDLLSRRLPVQGTGSLLAGFLQGLAGGGQWSELEAERLGAAAVQLASAFLGGLADREGLLPLETRQTVLLREVKAFIEAHLPEPRLSPQTIADAHCISVRYLHQLFRSEKQTVSALIRDLRLDRCRTDLAQPCYAHCPVAAIGARWGFSDAAMFSRAFKSAFGMPPGEYRKWSGTRRSAGDHPDGFAGPASLYDLRDLN
- a CDS encoding transposase family protein, with product MLDVPRHVVEYTARLLGAHRRRIGTRKGSRVLGPFRQAVFVLRWFREAACVHCLARDAGISQATGYRYLHEAIGVLAERAPNLHEVLADCRARGMSHVILDGTLISCDRVAGTTENGNDLWYSGKAKHFAGNIQFLAAPDGTPLWVSEVEPGSVHDLRAARLHALPALYPAARDGLPTLADIGYTGAGIGVHTPFRPHPDIPSPLAADTRTHNRLLRGIRALGERAAAELKQRWRALQHITLSPSRIGAIAKAALTLNNAWK
- a CDS encoding helix-turn-helix domain-containing protein, with translation MSRWKELPESLDPRVRQFVVQLRRLKDRSGLSLASLAGKTGISRSSWERYLNGKALPPPRAVEELTRVTGAEPTRLLVLRDVAAEAWRQQFTPDASARAEGADGAQAQSDAPAEQLATSTLPPAGDEGPPGVRKRLALTAVAVAALLGLGAGMLVATAWDDGGDGDGDGVAETVKEAADTRSPSPSSSPSPPADENGPYVFKAGKTYPCKVRRTDALNGRLGAGYSTTTTAVLAGPGWDVVEAQCLLDHHKLDPGPVDGVYGQQTIAAVAQLQKKNGLVADGIVGEHTWQVLRG